Proteins from one candidate division KSB1 bacterium genomic window:
- a CDS encoding N-acetylmuramoyl-L-alanine amidase: MQRKARKIGRDFYFVGLQDIAESLNTHTYYSNKVRKAILYLGEEKITVTAFNPFVMGGHKVWQLPVETKYSDGEIYVPVKFFIPIVKDLLDKSTNGNGVDELSLTTNITGVQVEEKLNGTLIRISTLREFSKTSVSARYSQRAFYLDILNGKINEKSFVKSFKKGLVREIVPVQLDQMVTITFKLNKDISGMDLHVTHHSNELLVSIPKDKVSPDLLKKLKNDREKWLIDKIVIDPGHGGRDPGTIGVRGSYEKDVVLGIAKKLKKLLEKKLKVQVFMTRKNDTYISLKERTQFANEKQAKLFISIHANWNRNSKLKGASTYFLGLAKSDEAVEIAQRENEVIKYDDGAQNSGLSEENIILATMAQNAYNKESQDLANMIQESLAKHTGLRNRGVKQAGFYVMVGASMPNVLIETAFMSNKKEERWLKSSSFQQKVAQGIYESVKEFKRKYELTIQTGK, translated from the coding sequence GTGCAACGTAAAGCGCGTAAGATAGGAAGGGATTTTTACTTTGTGGGTCTTCAAGATATTGCTGAGTCTTTAAACACACACACCTATTACAGCAATAAAGTCCGAAAAGCAATTTTATACCTCGGTGAGGAAAAGATCACGGTTACAGCTTTTAATCCATTTGTTATGGGTGGTCACAAGGTATGGCAATTGCCTGTTGAAACCAAATACTCTGACGGCGAAATTTACGTGCCGGTAAAGTTCTTTATACCGATTGTTAAGGATCTTCTGGATAAATCAACGAATGGTAATGGGGTGGATGAGCTTTCATTAACCACAAACATTACCGGAGTACAGGTCGAGGAAAAACTGAACGGTACATTAATTCGGATTAGCACTTTAAGAGAATTCAGTAAAACGAGCGTCAGTGCCCGCTACAGCCAAAGGGCATTTTATCTCGATATCTTGAACGGCAAGATAAATGAGAAGTCTTTCGTGAAAAGTTTCAAGAAGGGGCTGGTGAGGGAAATCGTGCCCGTGCAATTAGATCAGATGGTTACTATTACATTTAAATTGAACAAAGATATTTCGGGCATGGATTTGCACGTGACTCACCATTCGAATGAACTGCTGGTTTCGATTCCCAAGGACAAGGTGAGTCCCGACCTTCTCAAGAAACTGAAGAATGACCGGGAAAAATGGCTGATCGATAAAATCGTAATCGATCCCGGTCACGGCGGTCGTGACCCCGGCACAATTGGCGTGAGAGGCTCTTATGAAAAGGACGTAGTGCTTGGCATTGCTAAGAAGCTAAAAAAACTCTTAGAGAAAAAATTAAAGGTTCAGGTTTTTATGACCAGAAAAAATGATACTTATATTTCTTTAAAAGAAAGAACTCAGTTTGCCAATGAGAAGCAGGCGAAGCTTTTTATCAGTATACATGCCAATTGGAACCGCAATTCAAAACTCAAAGGTGCGTCAACTTATTTTTTGGGATTAGCTAAATCTGACGAAGCCGTCGAGATTGCTCAACGTGAAAACGAGGTTATAAAATACGATGATGGTGCCCAGAACTCCGGACTCAGCGAGGAAAACATCATTCTGGCGACAATGGCACAGAATGCGTATAATAAGGAAAGCCAGGACCTCGCGAACATGATTCAGGAATCTCTTGCTAAACACACCGGACTTCGGAATCGCGGGGTTAAGCAGGCCGGGTTTTATGTAATGGTTGGCGCATCCATGCCGAATGTTCTGATCGAGACAGCGTTTATGTCGAATAAAAAAGAGGAGAGGTGGTTAAAGTCTTCATCCTTCCAACAAAAAGTAGCTCAAGGAATTTACGAAAGT